A window of Longispora fulva contains these coding sequences:
- the rlmB gene encoding 23S rRNA (guanosine(2251)-2'-O)-methyltransferase RlmB, producing MAGNSQRKGAIQRKAKKGAAAGSGGKRGAQTLKPRGKTLPAEERPWHKGYSGTEQVPSKTAWKQHKEKKAAAVEGRAPKVGQPGSIQTTRGGKVAPGTRIRQASGPARPAGPRVAPGRRANTPREAPELLVGRNPVVEALRAHVPSTALYVAQGIDIDERITEIVRTAADRGLAILEVTRRELDRMTGGVLHQGIGLAVPPYNYEVFEDLLGAARDSVTAPLLVALDGVTDPRNLGAVVRSAAAFGAHGVIVPERRAAGMTATAWRTSAGAAARLPIAQVTNLTRALKACQEAGYMVVGLDADGDVSLHDLEAAVDPIVVVVGSEGRGLSRLVGEACDLLVSIPMAGQVESLNASVAAAVTLSEIARRRALDV from the coding sequence ATGGCAGGAAATTCACAGCGCAAGGGCGCGATTCAGCGCAAGGCGAAGAAGGGCGCGGCGGCCGGTAGCGGCGGCAAGCGGGGCGCACAGACCCTCAAGCCGCGCGGCAAGACGCTGCCCGCCGAGGAGCGGCCCTGGCACAAGGGCTACTCGGGCACCGAGCAGGTCCCGAGCAAGACCGCCTGGAAGCAGCACAAGGAGAAGAAGGCCGCGGCCGTCGAGGGCCGCGCGCCCAAGGTCGGCCAGCCCGGCTCGATCCAGACCACCCGCGGCGGCAAGGTCGCGCCCGGTACCCGGATCCGGCAGGCCTCCGGCCCCGCCCGGCCCGCCGGACCCCGGGTCGCCCCGGGTCGGCGCGCCAACACGCCCCGGGAGGCCCCGGAGCTGCTCGTCGGGCGTAACCCGGTCGTCGAGGCGCTCCGCGCGCACGTGCCGAGCACCGCGCTGTACGTGGCGCAGGGCATCGACATCGACGAGCGGATCACGGAGATCGTCCGGACCGCCGCCGACCGTGGCCTGGCGATCCTGGAGGTCACCCGGCGCGAGCTGGACCGGATGACCGGCGGGGTGCTGCACCAGGGCATCGGGCTGGCCGTGCCGCCGTACAACTACGAGGTGTTCGAGGACCTGCTGGGCGCGGCCCGCGACTCGGTGACCGCCCCGCTGCTCGTCGCGCTCGACGGGGTGACCGACCCGCGGAACCTGGGAGCTGTCGTCCGGTCGGCCGCGGCGTTCGGCGCGCACGGCGTGATCGTGCCCGAGCGGCGCGCCGCCGGCATGACGGCCACCGCGTGGCGCACGTCCGCCGGCGCGGCGGCCCGGCTGCCGATCGCCCAGGTGACCAACCTCACCCGGGCGCTGAAGGCGTGTCAGGAGGCCGGCTACATGGTCGTTGGGCTCGACGCCGACGGCGACGTGTCCCTGCACGACCTCGAGGCGGCCGTCGACCCGATCGTCGTCGTGGTCGGCTCTGAGGGCCGCGGCCTGTCCCGGCTGGTCGGCGAGGCCTGCGACCTGCTGGTCAGCATCCCGATGGCCGGTCAGGTCGAGTCGCTGAACGCCTCGGTCGCCGCGGCCGTGACGCTGTCGGAGATCGCGCGCCGGCGGGCGCTGGACGTCTGA
- the cysS gene encoding cysteine--tRNA ligase: MTLRLHDTATRSVRDFVPREPGKVGIYLCGITVQAGPHIGHMRSAINYDVLRRWLLHLGYEVRFVRNITDIDDKVLAKAQEAGVPFWQIAYANELLVGRMYDAVGVLPATVEPRATGHIPEMFALIEQLIERGHAYAAEGNVYFDVRSWAPYGELSGQRPDAMMPTEGGASDKRSPLDFALWKGEKPTEPADAYWPSPWGRGRPGWHIECSAMTWRYLGEEFDIHGGGLDIQFPHHENEVAQSKAAGFGFARHWVHHALLNLGGEKMSKSVGNVIDLDALIAKGLRPIEIRYYIASPHYRSVIDYTDEAIQESAVAFRRIEGFVTRATELVGEVEPGELGAEFVAAMNDDLNTSRALAALHETIRQGNSALADGHHAAARRALASVRAMLGILGIDPLDSQWRVAGSDQQLKPAVDSLVALALEQRNAARARKDFQAADAVRDQLKRAGIIVEDTPNGPRWTLGS, encoded by the coding sequence GTGACTCTCAGGCTGCATGACACCGCGACCCGCTCGGTGCGGGACTTTGTCCCGCGGGAACCTGGCAAGGTGGGGATCTACCTGTGTGGGATCACGGTTCAGGCAGGCCCGCACATCGGTCACATGCGTTCCGCGATCAACTATGACGTTCTCCGCCGCTGGCTGCTGCACCTCGGCTATGAGGTCCGGTTTGTCCGCAATATCACTGACATCGACGACAAGGTGCTCGCCAAGGCCCAGGAGGCCGGCGTGCCGTTCTGGCAGATCGCGTACGCGAACGAGCTGCTGGTCGGTCGGATGTACGACGCTGTGGGTGTGCTCCCCGCCACCGTCGAGCCGCGCGCGACCGGCCACATCCCGGAGATGTTCGCCCTGATCGAGCAGCTGATCGAGCGCGGCCACGCGTACGCGGCGGAAGGCAACGTCTACTTCGACGTGCGCTCGTGGGCCCCGTACGGCGAGCTGTCCGGGCAGCGGCCCGACGCGATGATGCCCACCGAGGGTGGCGCGTCCGACAAGCGCTCGCCCCTGGACTTCGCGCTCTGGAAGGGCGAGAAGCCCACTGAACCGGCCGACGCCTACTGGCCGTCGCCCTGGGGCCGGGGGCGCCCCGGCTGGCACATCGAGTGCTCCGCCATGACCTGGCGCTACCTGGGCGAGGAGTTCGACATCCACGGCGGCGGCCTGGACATCCAGTTCCCGCACCACGAGAACGAGGTCGCGCAGAGCAAGGCCGCCGGCTTCGGCTTCGCCCGGCACTGGGTGCACCACGCCCTGCTCAACCTGGGCGGCGAGAAGATGTCGAAGTCCGTGGGCAACGTCATCGACCTGGACGCGCTGATCGCCAAGGGCCTGCGCCCGATCGAGATCCGGTACTACATCGCCTCCCCGCACTACCGTTCCGTGATCGACTACACGGACGAGGCGATCCAGGAGTCCGCCGTCGCCTTCCGCCGGATCGAGGGCTTCGTCACCCGGGCCACCGAGCTGGTCGGCGAGGTCGAGCCCGGCGAGCTGGGCGCGGAGTTCGTCGCGGCCATGAACGACGACCTGAACACATCGAGGGCGCTCGCGGCCCTGCACGAGACGATCCGGCAGGGCAACTCGGCGCTCGCCGACGGCCACCACGCCGCCGCGCGACGGGCGCTGGCCAGCGTCCGGGCCATGCTCGGTATCCTGGGCATCGACCCACTGGATTCCCAGTGGCGAGTGGCCGGCAGCGACCAGCAGCTCAAGCCGGCAGTCGACTCTCTTGTCGCATTGGCGCTCGAGCAGCGCAACGCCGCCCGCGCCCGTAAGGACTTCCAGGCAGCCGACGCGGTCCGTGACCAGCTGAAGCGTGCCGGGATCATTGTCGAGGACACCCCGAACGGGCCTCGCTGGACGTTGGGGAGCTGA
- a CDS encoding IclR family transcriptional regulator: protein MSTETAQTLDRGLRLLKLVADTPDGLTITEAAERLDVGRAVIYRLVGPLTAHALLRRDPAGRLRLGLGVLQLARRAQPLVADAALAPLRRLAEAAGATAHLTVVDGGEALALVVVEPSWTQFHVAYRAGSRHPLDQGAAGRAILRAEPGLVGSVGELQAGAHGLAAPVLGVPGLEASVGVVALGPLDEAFVGPLVLTAAAELTVALSAA from the coding sequence TTGAGTACAGAGACCGCCCAGACCCTCGACCGGGGACTCCGCCTGCTGAAGCTCGTCGCGGACACCCCCGACGGATTGACCATCACCGAGGCCGCCGAACGCCTCGACGTCGGCCGCGCGGTGATCTACCGACTCGTCGGCCCGCTCACCGCGCACGCCCTGCTCCGCCGCGACCCGGCCGGCCGACTCCGGCTCGGCCTCGGCGTGCTCCAACTCGCCCGCCGGGCCCAGCCCCTGGTCGCCGACGCCGCCCTCGCGCCGCTGCGCCGGCTCGCCGAGGCCGCAGGCGCCACCGCGCACCTGACCGTCGTCGACGGCGGCGAGGCCCTGGCCCTGGTCGTGGTCGAGCCCAGCTGGACCCAGTTCCACGTCGCCTACCGGGCCGGCTCCCGGCACCCCCTCGACCAGGGCGCCGCCGGTCGGGCCATCCTGCGCGCCGAGCCCGGCCTGGTCGGCTCGGTGGGCGAACTCCAGGCAGGCGCGCACGGCCTGGCGGCCCCGGTGCTCGGGGTCCCCGGGCTGGAGGCCAGTGTGGGCGTGGTGGCACTCGGCCCACTCGACGAGGCCTTCGTCGGACCGTTGGTCCTCACTGCCGCCGCCGAACTCACCGTGGCACTCTCAGCGGCCTGA
- a CDS encoding class II fumarate hydratase, whose amino-acid sequence MEYRIEHDTMGEVRVPADARWGAQTQRAVENFPISGVRIDPAHVEALAMIKSAAARTNPDLSPDLAKAIAEAADEVAAGAHPDEFPIDVYQTGSGTSTNMNVNEVIAALASERLGRPVHPNDHVNAAQSSNDVFPSALHIAATRAVVRDLVPALEHLAGVLGAKAQEWRDVVKAGRTHLMDATPVTLGQEFGGYAAQVRHGVERLWGTLPRVGELPLGGTAVGTGINTPAGFAARVIALLATETGLPLTEARDHFEAQGARDALVELSGQLRTIAVGLYKIANDVRWMGSGPRAGLGELHVPDLQPGSSIMPGKVNPVLCEAVRQVAAQVLGNDAAIAFAGSQGDFELNVMLPVLSRNLLESIRLLANVSRLFADGCVAGLAANVDRMREYAEGSPAIVTPLNRYLGYAEGAAVAKEALATRRSIREVVIGRGHVAKGTLTEAQLDEALDLLGMARPHGH is encoded by the coding sequence ATGGAGTACCGCATCGAGCACGACACGATGGGCGAGGTCCGGGTCCCGGCTGACGCGCGGTGGGGTGCGCAGACCCAGCGGGCCGTGGAGAACTTCCCGATCTCCGGCGTGCGGATCGACCCCGCGCACGTCGAGGCCCTGGCCATGATCAAATCGGCGGCGGCCCGGACCAACCCGGACCTGTCCCCGGATCTGGCCAAGGCGATCGCCGAGGCCGCTGACGAGGTCGCGGCGGGCGCGCACCCGGACGAGTTCCCGATCGACGTGTACCAGACCGGGTCCGGCACCTCGACCAACATGAACGTCAACGAGGTGATCGCCGCCCTGGCCAGCGAGCGGCTGGGCCGGCCGGTGCACCCGAACGACCATGTGAACGCCGCCCAGTCCTCCAACGACGTCTTCCCGTCGGCCCTGCACATCGCCGCCACCCGGGCGGTGGTGCGCGACCTGGTGCCGGCGCTGGAGCACCTCGCGGGGGTGCTGGGGGCGAAGGCGCAGGAGTGGCGCGACGTCGTCAAGGCCGGCAGGACCCATCTGATGGACGCGACGCCGGTGACCCTGGGCCAGGAGTTCGGCGGGTACGCGGCGCAGGTCCGCCATGGCGTCGAGCGGCTCTGGGGCACCCTGCCCCGGGTCGGCGAGCTGCCGCTGGGCGGTACGGCGGTGGGGACGGGCATCAACACCCCGGCGGGGTTCGCTGCCCGGGTGATCGCGTTGCTGGCCACGGAGACCGGGCTGCCGCTGACCGAGGCGCGGGACCACTTCGAGGCGCAGGGCGCGCGCGACGCGCTGGTCGAGCTGTCCGGCCAGCTGCGCACGATCGCCGTCGGGCTCTACAAGATCGCGAACGACGTGCGCTGGATGGGCTCCGGTCCGCGCGCCGGCCTCGGCGAGCTGCACGTCCCGGACCTGCAGCCGGGTTCCTCGATCATGCCGGGGAAGGTGAACCCGGTGCTGTGCGAGGCGGTGCGCCAGGTCGCCGCGCAGGTGCTCGGCAACGACGCGGCGATCGCGTTCGCCGGCTCGCAGGGCGACTTCGAGCTCAACGTGATGCTGCCCGTGCTGTCCCGCAACCTGCTGGAGTCGATCCGGCTGCTCGCGAACGTGTCCCGGTTGTTCGCCGACGGCTGCGTGGCCGGCCTGGCGGCGAACGTGGACCGGATGCGCGAGTACGCCGAGGGCTCCCCGGCGATCGTCACCCCGTTGAACCGCTACCTCGGGTACGCGGAGGGGGCCGCCGTCGCGAAGGAGGCCCTGGCGACCCGGCGGAGCATCCGGGAGGTGGTGATCGGGCGCGGGCACGTGGCGAAGGGCACGCTGACCGAGGCGCAGTTGGACGAGGCGCTGGACCTGCTGGGGATGGCCCGGCCACACGGCCACTGA
- a CDS encoding DUF4184 family protein produces the protein MPLTFPSHAAIVVPLKIWRPRWFDGVALVLGSTAPDLPYSAVGVLPYTPSAHNVWGVLLWCLPATLLGCRLIRWAAPAVAARLPGWGRDYGVLGRVRHPWYVTASSALLGAVSHLFWDGFTHDPAGHGWATRELSPLTVEVAGGYPLWWFLQQGSTVLGALATAWLVVLIGRRGLLRAWHGDPDPAPAEAGRFWGVALGVTATLAAVSFLLPAAWFTAVIGVRLLESAGLGLLAGAWAVRTPDGSRT, from the coding sequence ATGCCTCTGACGTTTCCGTCGCACGCCGCCATCGTCGTGCCGCTGAAGATCTGGCGGCCCCGCTGGTTCGACGGCGTGGCACTGGTGCTCGGGTCGACCGCCCCGGACCTGCCCTACTCCGCCGTCGGGGTGCTGCCGTACACGCCTTCGGCGCACAACGTCTGGGGGGTACTCCTCTGGTGCCTCCCCGCCACGCTCCTCGGCTGCCGGCTCATCCGCTGGGCGGCCCCGGCCGTCGCGGCGCGTCTCCCGGGCTGGGGACGCGACTACGGCGTCCTCGGCCGGGTCCGCCACCCCTGGTACGTGACGGCCTCCTCCGCGCTGCTCGGCGCGGTGAGTCACCTGTTCTGGGACGGCTTCACCCACGATCCCGCCGGGCACGGCTGGGCGACCCGGGAGCTGTCGCCGCTGACGGTCGAGGTGGCGGGAGGGTACCCCCTGTGGTGGTTCCTCCAGCAGGGCTCCACAGTGCTCGGCGCGCTCGCGACGGCCTGGCTGGTGGTCCTGATCGGCCGGCGCGGGCTGCTGCGGGCGTGGCATGGCGACCCGGACCCGGCGCCGGCCGAGGCCGGGCGGTTCTGGGGCGTGGCGCTGGGCGTCACCGCCACGCTGGCGGCGGTCAGCTTTCTGCTGCCGGCCGCGTGGTTCACCGCCGTGATCGGGGTTCGGCTCCTGGAGTCCGCGGGGCTGGGACTGTTGGCCGGAGCGTGGGCCGTCCGTACTCCCGACGGCTCACGGACATGA
- a CDS encoding fumarate hydratase, with protein sequence MPEFDYSPLLPLGPDETEYRLLTSDGVEVIEAAGRKFLQVAPEALTLLTETAMHDIAHFLRPAHLTQLRSIIDDPTASPNDRFVALDLLKNANIAAGGVLPMCQDTGTAIVMGKRGRHVLTDGDDERAIAEGVYNAYTKLNLRYSQLAPLTMWDEKNTGSNLPAQIELYADGDDAYKFLFMAKGGGSANKSFLYQETKAVLNPAGMMRFLEEKLRGLGTSACPPYHLAIVVGGTSAEFAVKTAKYASAKYLDNLPTSGSMSGHGFRDLELEAEVLELTRQFGIGAQFGGKYFCHDVRVVRLPRHGASCPVAIAVSCSADRQALGKITSSGVYLEKLETEPAHFLPAVEADGLSEEVVRVDLNRPMAEIRAELSKYPVKTRLSLTGPLVVARDIAHAKIKERLDAGEGMPSYLKDHAVYYAGPAKTPAGMASGSFGPTTAGRMDSYVEQFQAAGGSLVMLAKGNRSAQVTKACAAHGGFYLGSIGGPAARLAQDCIRKVEVLEYAELGMEAVWKIEVEDFPAFVVVDDKGNDFFAETTKPVLTLGRR encoded by the coding sequence ATGCCCGAGTTCGACTACTCGCCCCTGCTCCCGCTCGGTCCCGACGAGACCGAGTACCGGCTGCTGACCTCCGACGGCGTCGAGGTCATCGAAGCCGCCGGTCGAAAGTTCCTGCAGGTGGCGCCCGAGGCGCTGACCCTGCTGACCGAGACGGCCATGCATGACATCGCCCACTTCCTGCGCCCCGCGCACCTCACCCAACTCCGGTCGATCATCGACGACCCGACGGCCTCGCCGAACGACCGGTTCGTCGCGCTCGACCTGCTGAAGAACGCGAACATCGCGGCCGGCGGGGTGCTGCCGATGTGCCAGGACACCGGCACCGCGATCGTGATGGGCAAGCGCGGCCGGCACGTCCTCACCGACGGGGACGACGAGCGGGCGATCGCCGAGGGCGTGTACAACGCGTACACGAAGCTGAATCTGCGGTATTCGCAGTTGGCGCCGTTGACGATGTGGGACGAGAAGAACACCGGCTCGAACCTGCCGGCGCAGATCGAGCTGTACGCCGACGGGGACGACGCCTACAAGTTCCTGTTCATGGCCAAGGGTGGCGGCAGCGCGAACAAGAGCTTCCTGTACCAGGAGACCAAGGCGGTGCTGAACCCCGCCGGGATGATGCGGTTCCTGGAGGAGAAGCTGCGCGGGCTGGGCACGTCGGCGTGTCCGCCGTACCACCTGGCGATCGTCGTCGGGGGCACCAGCGCGGAGTTCGCGGTGAAGACGGCCAAGTACGCTTCCGCGAAGTACCTGGACAACCTGCCCACCTCGGGTTCGATGTCCGGCCACGGTTTCCGGGACCTGGAGCTCGAGGCCGAGGTGCTGGAGCTGACCCGGCAGTTCGGGATCGGTGCGCAGTTCGGCGGCAAGTACTTCTGCCACGACGTGCGGGTCGTCCGGCTGCCCCGGCACGGCGCGTCCTGCCCCGTGGCGATCGCCGTGTCCTGTTCGGCGGACCGGCAGGCGCTCGGCAAGATCACGTCCTCCGGGGTGTACCTGGAGAAGCTGGAGACCGAGCCAGCGCACTTCCTCCCCGCTGTCGAGGCCGACGGTCTCTCGGAGGAGGTCGTGCGGGTCGACCTGAACCGGCCGATGGCGGAGATCCGGGCCGAGCTGTCGAAGTACCCGGTGAAGACCCGGCTGTCGCTGACCGGCCCGCTCGTCGTGGCCCGCGACATCGCGCACGCGAAGATCAAGGAACGGCTCGACGCCGGCGAGGGCATGCCGTCGTACCTGAAGGACCACGCCGTCTACTACGCCGGCCCGGCCAAGACCCCCGCCGGGATGGCCTCGGGTTCCTTCGGCCCGACCACGGCCGGGCGGATGGACTCCTATGTGGAGCAGTTCCAGGCCGCCGGCGGCTCGCTCGTCATGCTTGCCAAGGGGAACCGGTCCGCGCAGGTGACCAAGGCGTGCGCCGCGCACGGCGGGTTCTACCTCGGCTCGATCGGCGGCCCGGCGGCCCGGCTCGCCCAGGACTGCATCCGCAAGGTCGAGGTCCTGGAGTACGCGGAGCTCGGCATGGAAGCCGTGTGGAAGATCGAGGTGGAGGACTTCCCGGCGTTCGTGGTCGTCGACGACAAGGGGAACGACTTCTTCGCCGAGACGACGAAGCCGGTGCTGACGCTCGGGCGACGGTAG
- a CDS encoding type II toxin-antitoxin system PemK/MazF family toxin: MRRGEIWHVAPRRDSRLFPVLLVSTDGMAGGTDRSVVVLSDRAPVGAAVAYTVRMSNGWALVYSIQSVPASAFVGEPLTTLPADVMRAVDLTLIEWLDLADVLR, from the coding sequence GTGAGGCGCGGCGAGATCTGGCACGTCGCCCCGCGCCGGGACTCCCGGCTCTTCCCGGTCCTGCTGGTCTCCACGGACGGCATGGCCGGCGGCACCGACCGGTCCGTCGTGGTGTTGTCCGACCGTGCGCCGGTCGGTGCTGCCGTCGCGTACACCGTGCGGATGTCTAACGGCTGGGCCCTGGTGTACAGCATTCAGAGCGTGCCCGCCTCAGCCTTCGTCGGTGAGCCGCTGACCACTCTGCCCGCCGATGTGATGCGTGCGGTGGACCTGACCCTGATTGAGTGGCTCGACCTCGCCGACGTGTTGCGTTGA
- a CDS encoding Lrp/AsnC family transcriptional regulator, giving the protein MDKVYSIDDLDVRLLRLLAAEPRIGVLECSRRLGVARGTAQARLDRLVERGVLRGFGPELDPVALGYGVMAFITLEIRQRRGHQPVAEHLAGIPEVLEAHTITGSGDMMCRIVARSNADLQRVIDEIVSVEGIVRASTIIALEEQIHYRVLPLVRA; this is encoded by the coding sequence ATGGACAAGGTGTACAGCATCGACGATCTCGATGTCCGATTGCTCAGGCTGCTCGCCGCGGAGCCCCGGATCGGGGTCCTTGAATGCTCGCGCCGGCTCGGGGTGGCCCGGGGCACCGCCCAGGCCCGACTCGACCGGCTCGTCGAGCGCGGCGTGCTGCGCGGCTTCGGCCCGGAGCTGGACCCGGTCGCCCTCGGCTACGGGGTGATGGCGTTCATCACCCTGGAGATCCGGCAGCGGCGCGGGCACCAGCCGGTCGCCGAGCACCTGGCCGGCATCCCGGAGGTGCTCGAAGCGCACACGATCACGGGCAGCGGGGACATGATGTGCCGGATCGTGGCCCGGTCGAACGCCGACCTGCAGCGGGTCATCGACGAGATCGTCTCCGTGGAGGGCATCGTCCGGGCGTCGACGATCATCGCGCTCGAGGAGCAGATCCACTACCGGGTGCTGCCGCTGGTCCGCGCGTGA
- the hppD gene encoding 4-hydroxyphenylpyruvate dioxygenase — MTQTLDDQLVGAVAHDISTDQFPIKGWDHVRFYVGNAKQAAHYYSTAFGMTLVAYRGPEQGFREHAEYVLTSGGATFVFAGGVRADSAATLHYAKHGDGVTEVALEVPNVDANYAFAIRNGAVGVEEPHDLTDEHGTVRIASIRTYGDTRHLLVDRSKYTGPFLPGFVKRAPIVDRSKAIEAGIEPKRFFQAVDHVVGNVELGKMDEWVGYYEKVMGFTKMAEFVGDDIATEYSALMSKVVASGTRKVKFPLNEPAISRKKSQIDEYLEFYDSPGVQHIALATNDILASVDAMRANGVEFLDVPDSYYDDPELRARIGEVRADIAELKSRKILVDRDEDGYLLQIFTKPVQDRPTVFFEMIERHGSLGFGKGNFKALFEAIEREQEQRGNL, encoded by the coding sequence ATGACCCAGACGCTGGACGACCAGCTCGTCGGTGCCGTCGCGCACGACATCTCCACCGACCAGTTCCCGATCAAGGGCTGGGACCACGTCCGGTTCTACGTGGGCAACGCCAAGCAGGCCGCGCACTACTATTCGACGGCCTTCGGCATGACTCTCGTGGCCTACCGCGGCCCCGAGCAGGGCTTCCGGGAGCACGCGGAGTACGTCCTCACCTCCGGCGGGGCGACCTTCGTCTTCGCGGGCGGGGTGCGGGCCGACAGCGCGGCCACCCTGCACTACGCCAAGCACGGCGACGGCGTGACCGAGGTCGCCCTCGAGGTCCCGAACGTGGACGCCAACTACGCCTTCGCGATCAGGAACGGCGCCGTCGGCGTCGAGGAGCCGCACGACCTCACCGACGAGCACGGCACGGTCCGGATCGCGTCGATCCGCACGTACGGCGACACCCGGCACCTGCTGGTGGACCGGTCTAAGTACACCGGCCCGTTCCTGCCCGGGTTCGTGAAGCGCGCCCCGATCGTGGACCGCAGCAAGGCCATCGAGGCCGGCATCGAGCCGAAGCGCTTCTTCCAGGCCGTCGACCACGTGGTGGGCAACGTCGAGCTCGGCAAGATGGACGAGTGGGTCGGCTACTACGAGAAGGTGATGGGCTTCACCAAGATGGCGGAGTTCGTCGGTGACGACATCGCCACGGAGTACTCGGCGCTGATGTCCAAGGTCGTGGCCAGCGGTACCCGGAAGGTGAAGTTCCCGCTCAACGAGCCTGCGATCTCCCGGAAGAAGTCGCAGATCGACGAGTACCTGGAGTTCTACGACAGCCCCGGCGTCCAGCACATCGCCCTGGCCACCAACGACATCCTGGCCAGCGTGGACGCCATGCGCGCCAACGGCGTCGAGTTCCTCGACGTGCCGGACTCCTACTACGACGACCCGGAGCTGCGGGCCCGGATCGGCGAGGTCCGCGCGGACATCGCCGAGCTGAAGAGCCGCAAGATCCTGGTCGACCGGGACGAGGACGGCTACCTGCTGCAGATCTTCACCAAGCCCGTCCAGGACCGCCCGACGGTGTTCTTCGAGATGATCGAGCGGCACGGTTCGCTCGGCTTCGGCAAGGGCAACTTCAAGGCGCTGTTCGAGGCGATCGAGCGCGAGCAGGAGCAGCGCGGCAACCTGTAG
- a CDS encoding RDD family protein has protein sequence MTKTDGVQPGWHRDPAEPDTQRFWDGEQWVGEPLPIDAETPAGPLLARPVPPPPPMPLPGEAGLPRPGAGPVPEQHVPQPGQLGPGPGHPGPGWALPPGMRLIPPPPRPHGLALATAGARFTARLIDISAVFVLALVANSWFLYLFFDAVGPWFRDFMHWSGAGQHGEPPAVPDSAQFLPFYMVLVLMAVWGAYEVPGIAGTGQTLGKRLMQIRVVRLDTTDNVGFGRSLRRWLNMSLPCLMWIACCGLGVLFQVFDALGAVTNRPYQQCVHDRAVQTVVVAAGEVTTEEGERT, from the coding sequence GTGACCAAGACCGACGGAGTCCAGCCCGGCTGGCATCGCGACCCGGCCGAACCGGACACCCAGCGCTTCTGGGACGGCGAGCAGTGGGTGGGCGAGCCCCTGCCGATCGACGCGGAGACACCGGCCGGGCCCTTGCTGGCCCGGCCGGTGCCACCACCCCCGCCCATGCCGCTACCGGGGGAAGCGGGCCTGCCGCGACCCGGGGCCGGCCCCGTTCCGGAACAGCACGTCCCGCAGCCGGGACAGCTCGGACCCGGCCCGGGACATCCGGGCCCCGGCTGGGCGCTGCCGCCGGGCATGCGCCTCATCCCCCCGCCACCCCGTCCGCACGGCCTGGCCCTGGCCACGGCCGGCGCGCGGTTCACGGCCCGCCTGATCGACATCAGCGCGGTGTTCGTGCTGGCCCTGGTCGCGAACTCCTGGTTCCTCTACCTGTTCTTCGACGCGGTGGGACCGTGGTTCCGGGACTTCATGCACTGGAGCGGGGCCGGTCAACACGGGGAACCGCCGGCCGTCCCGGACAGCGCGCAGTTCCTGCCGTTCTACATGGTGCTGGTCCTGATGGCGGTGTGGGGCGCGTACGAGGTCCCCGGCATCGCCGGTACCGGCCAGACCCTCGGCAAGCGGCTGATGCAGATCAGGGTGGTCCGGCTGGACACCACGGACAACGTGGGCTTCGGCCGGTCGCTGCGCCGGTGGTTGAACATGTCGCTGCCGTGCCTGATGTGGATCGCGTGCTGCGGGCTCGGCGTGTTGTTCCAGGTGTTCGACGCGCTCGGTGCCGTGACGAACCGCCCGTACCAGCAGTGCGTGCACGACCGGGCGGTGCAGACCGTGGTCGTCGCCGCAGGAGAAGTCACTACGGAAGAAGGAGAACGGACATGA